A window from Bos mutus isolate GX-2022 chromosome 1, NWIPB_WYAK_1.1, whole genome shotgun sequence encodes these proteins:
- the PIGZ gene encoding GPI mannosyltransferase 4 — protein sequence MEIEARVLWGSLGLLRLVWCLLPQTGYVHPDEFFQSPEVMAGDVLGVEAARPWEFHPSSPCRTAVFPLLTSGSAFWLLRLWEEWGPWPGAVSGYLLLVGPRLLLTALSFALDLAVYHLAPGWGAERWNALLLLSGSYVTLVFYTRTFSNAIEGLLFAWLLVLVSPRAARSRTPRKPAPGPRWHGWLLGGLVVAGFFNRPTFLAFALVPLFLWGTCGATDPSFKSLTQQALTLLPGASLTAVAFVAVDSWYFSGPSRPSTLVLTPANFLRYNLDPVNLARHGTHARLTHLAVNGFLLFGMLHAHSLQAAWQQLRAGLQAFAQMGFPRTLEAWSPRPSPRSLLLLFYFVPLALLSAFSHQEARFLIPLLVPLVLLCSLQTQPAPCRGTLALFNVLGALFFGCLHQGGLVPGLGHLERVVHAPEPLRVPTHFTLVFTHTYMPPRHLLHLPGLGLPVDVVDMGGAEDWVLCQALNNFTRHAACQAAGGPWLCRLFVVTPGTTRPAVRKCRFPLKSETLIFPHLTLEDPPALSSLLSSAWRDHLSLHILELGEKPDNMTQKPLTKTQP from the coding sequence GGGATGTCCTAGGCGTTGAGGCCGCCCGGCCCTGGGAGTTTCACCCCAGCAGCCCCTGCCGCACGGCGGTCTTCCCACTGCTGACCTCTGGCTCTGCCTTCTGGCTCCTCAGGCTCTGGGAAGAGTGGGGGCCATGGCCGGGCGCGGTGAGTGGCTACTTGCTGCTGGTGGGGCCCCGACTCCTCCTCACCGCCCTCTCCTTTGCCCTGGACCTGGCCGTGTACCACCTGGCTCCAGGCTGGGGGGCGGAGCGCTGGAATGCCCTGCTCCTGCTGTCCGGGTCCTACGTCACCCTGGTCTTCTACACAAGGACCTTCTCCAACGCCATCGAGGGACTGCTCTTCGCCTGGCTGCTGGTACTGGTGTCCCCCAGGGCGGCCAGGAGCCGCACACCTAGGAAGCCCGCTCCAGGCCCGCGGTGGCATGGCTGGCTTCTTGGGGGCCTTGTGGTGGCTGGCTTCTTCAACCGGCCCACCTTTCTGGCCTTTGCTCTGGTCCCCCTCTTCCTCTGGGGCACTTGCGGAGCCACAGATCCCAGCTTCAAGTCGCTGACCCAGCAAGCCCTGACTCTGCTCCCGGGGGCAAGCCTCACTGCAGTGGCGTTTGTGGCTGTGGACAGCTGGTACTTCTCTGGTCCATCTAGACCCAGCACCCTTGTCCTTACACCTGCCAACTTCTTGCGCTACAACCTGGATCCGGTGAACCTGGCAAGGCATGGCACACATGCGAGGCTCACTCACCTGGCTGTCAACGGCTTCCTGCTCTTTGGGATGCTGCACGCCCATAGCCTGCAGGCCGCGTGGCAGCAGCTGCGGGCTGGCCTGCAGGCCTTTGCCCAGATGGGCTTCCCAAGGACACTGGAAGCCTGGAGCCCACGGCCCAGCCCCAGGTCTCTCCTCCTGCTCTTCTACTTTGTGCCCCTTGCCCTGCTATCTGCCTTTAGCCACCAGGAGGCTCGGTTCCTGATTCCCCTCCTGGTGCCCCTTGTCCTGCTCTGTAGTCTGCAGACCCAGCCAGCCCCCTGCAGGGGCACTCTGGCCCTCTTCAACGTCCTGGGTGCCCTCTTCTTCGGGTGTCTGCACCAGGGGGGCCTTGTGCCTGGCCTGGGGCACCTGGAGCGGGTGGTTCATGCCCCTGAGCCCCTGCGTGTACCCACCCACTTCACACTCGTCTTCACCCACACCTACATGCCCCCCCGGCACCTCCTGCACCTCCCAGGCTTGGGCTTGCCAGTGGACGTGGTGGACATGGGTGGGGCTGAGGACTGGGTCCTGTGCCAAGCCCTGAACAACTTCACCAGACACGCAGCCTGCCAAGCGGCCGGGGGACCGTGGCTCTGCCGTCTGTTTGTGGTGACCCCTGGTACCACCAGGCCAGCCGTGAGGAAGTGCCGCTTCCCACTCAAGAGTGAGACACTCATCTTTCCCCACCTGACCCTGGAAGACCCACCAGCCCTGTCCTCCCTGCTGAGCAGTGCTTGGAGAGACCATCTCAGCCTTCATATCCTGGAGCTGGGGGAGAAGCCTGACAATATGACACAGAAGCCACTGACCAAGACTCAGCCCTAG
- the NCBP2 gene encoding nuclear cap-binding protein subunit 2 produces MSGGLLKALRSDSYVELSQYRDQHFRGDNEEQEKLLKKSCTLYVGNLSFYTTEEQIYELFSKSGDIKKIIMGLDKMKKTACGFCFVEYYSRADAENAMRYINGTRLDDRIIRTDWDAGFKEGRQYGRGRSGGQVRDEYRQDYDAGRGGYGKLAQNQ; encoded by the exons ATGTCGGGTGGCCTCCTGAAGGCGCTGCGCAGCGACTCCTACGTCGAGCTGAGCCAGTACCGGGACCAGCACTTCCGG GGTGACAATGAAGAACAGGAAAAATTACTGAAGAAAAGCTGTACATTGTATGTTGGAAATCTTTCCTTTTATACAACAGAAGAACAAATCTATGAGCTCTTCAGCAAAAGTGGTGACATAAAGAAAATCATCATGGGCCTGGATAAAATGAAGAAGACAGCATGTGGGTTCTGCTTTGTGGA ATACTATTCAAGAGCAGATGCAGAAAACGCCATGCGGTATATAAATGGGACTCGTCTGGATGACCGGATCATTCGTACAGACTGGGATGCAGGCTTTAAGGAGGGCAGGCAGTATGGCCGTGGGCGTTCTGGGGGCCAG GTACGAGATGAATACCGTCAGGACTATGATGCTGGAAGAGGTGGCTATGGAAAACTGGCCCAAAACCAGTGA
- the NCBP2AS2 gene encoding protein NCBP2AS2, giving the protein MVLRRLLATLLHSSQLVERLSESRPIRRAAQLTAFALLQAQLRGQDAARRLRAIAAGPAGSLGRRAARFRDTFTQELRRSLRERPRPPPGSQKGPGPNP; this is encoded by the coding sequence ATGGTTCTGCGGCGGCTGCTGGCCACCCTCCTGCACAGCTCGCAGCTGGTGGAGCGTCTCTCAGAGTCTCGGCCCATCCGGCGTGCGGCACAGCTCACCGCCTTTGCGCTGCTGCAGGCCCAGCTACGCGGCCAGGACGCGGCCCGGCGCCTGCGAGCCATCGCGGCTGGGCCCGCTGGCTCCCTGGGCCGCCGCGCTGCTCGTTTCAGAGACACCTTCACTCAGGAGCTACGCCGGAGCCTCCGGGAACGCCCGCGGCCACCACCAGGTAGCCAGAAAGGCCCGGGACCAAACCCCTAA